The DNA sequence ATAATTTTTTGCCATGCGCTGTGACAGCATACGCTGTAAGCCTGCTTGGTTAATTGATTCTGAAAGGTTTAATTGTTGTGCGTTAACATTCCCTGTAATGGTAAGTAATAGCACTAAAAAGAGCAGTGTTACTTTGGTTTTCATAATGAAAATTACCTAATTGATTATCCTGACGATACCTTAATGAATTATTTGCTATTAAGTGTTGATTTAGCACAACTTTATTTGATTATATTGGCCAGCTAGTGCTGAGACTTTAGTGATAGTTCTAGTTTTTCTAATAGAGGTAAATGACTTGCTTTATTTGTATTGATAAACAGCTCAGCTAATTGCGTGAAGTATATCTTGTCATAGGATAAGTTTTGCACCAAAGCTAGCTTAGCTTGAATATTGGCTTGGCTTAATAAATCGAGTGCAAAGCTATAGCTTACCTTGTTTAAGATAGTGGAATGCTTTATTTGTTGGTGATCATGGTAAGCAGCAATTACGGCAATAGCGCCCATAATATAGTGACCACCTACGCTGGCTGTGAGTTCACCTTGCTCAATGCTGATAAGGGCGCTGTTTATCCAATCAAAGCCACCTACGAAAACATCCTTTGAAGGCAGCATGCCGAGTGATTTTACGGCATCAATAACGCCCAGCGCCATGGTGTCAGAGGCACACCATATCACTGAAAGATCAGGGTAACGCTTGAGTAGTTTTACCGCTTTATCAAAGGCATTGTCTCTTGACCAATTGGCGTGAACGATTTGAGTCAGTTGTGCTTGCTCTTGCTCAACCATTTCAACTAAACCATTGCTTCTTAATTTCGACTCAGAGCCAAAGTGACCATTTATTCCAGCGACCACAAGTGGTTTCTTGTCTCGCTAAGCTTGGCTGATTAATGCTTTTGCAAGTAGGCTTCCAGCTTGTTTATTGCTAAAAATAACTTCCGCAAGCCAATTGGGGTAAATGTCACCCGGTATACTTATGGCGAGTTTCTCTTGATCAGATATAGTTTGCTCTATGGTGATAATTTTACTTGGGTAATTACGCAACAAGTCCATGGTCGCTTTAGCATTACCTGGGTAATTAATCATAATCACATAATCAGGTGCTTTATTATTTTCTAAATAACGTTTTAACTCTTCATACTGAAAAAAGCGGGTGCCGTCACCATAGATAACAGAAATATCAAATTGCAATTGTTGTGCGGCTTCTAATGCAAACCGTTGTGTTTTTTGCCAAAAAACATCGTTTTTTATACTCGGGTTAACAAATAATATAGATGGCTTTGTTTTTTCAATAAGGGATGCCGCCATATGTGGCGGTACATACAGTAAGGTAATTGATAGCAACAAAGCTCTAATTAGCAAGGTAACACCTGACTAGTGATTTAAAGTCTATTTATCAATTACAGCATAAATGTTACAAGCTAGCATTATGTTATGGCTATTTTTCTTTTAATAATATCTCTAATTACAAAGCGATTCGGACTTAAATTAAATAGCATTTTGCTATCAACTGGGTATGGATTGTTGCAAATATCTGCGCTAAGGATATCAGCCGCTAATGGAGCTGAGCACAGGCCTCGCGCCCCAAGCCCTAACATAACATAGAGGTTGTCAATTGTTGGGGCCGCTTCTTGATAACGCCAGTTTTTATCTTTCGCCAAATGTGGGTAGGTTTCAATATGTGCTTGAATATCAGGCATAGGACCAACAACCGGCAGATGATCTTGAGACATGCAGCGTAATCTGGCTTTGCTGCCATGAATATCACTTTCTTGCCAAGCAATGTTATTCGCTAAATTTGGTAGGCATTTGCTTAACATGGCCAAATTGTATTTATCATCTTCTGGGCTGGCGAGTGTACTGGTGTTATTTTTATCGAAAGTGGCTCCGATACAATGAATGCCTTTATTTTCAGGGGTTAGGTAACCTTTATGGCAAATTACAGTAGAGAGAGAGTCAATCTTGCTATTGGTCTGCATGCTAGTTACTTGACCACGAGTCGCACTCAGCGGCAGAGCTTTGCTATGCTCGAGTGTTAAAGCCTCTGCGCCACCACAAATTACAAGTACACTTGCTTTTAGCTCTCCTTTATTGCTATCAAGCAGCCAACTTGTTTTTTGTTTATCGCTAACTTTGGTAATTTTAGTAATATGTGTATTGGTTTTTACTTTTAATCGGCCGCTTTGTGTTGCCGCTAAAAATATTTGCTGTACTAATTGCTGAGGTGCAGCCCAACCAGCGTTTGGCATAAATAATCCGCCGTGTTCAAGTGATACGTTGGCAACTTTAGATGCTTGCGCTACATTGACACTATGAATAAGCTCAGATGGCCAAGCATTTAATTGTTCAAACGCTTGCTGTCTGCTTATTAATGCTTGCTTATATGACACTTCAAGTAAGCCGCACCAATTATGGTCAAACTCATAGCCTTGCTGATAAACACTATTGTATAGATCTTTGGCGTGCCAAAACGCTTGTTGGTAAAATAAGCTAATATCGTCGGCACTTTGGTGTAATAGCGGATATAAAGCGCCGATAGCATTACTTGAGCCGCCCTGGGCAATGGCGTCATCTTTACAGTACACAGTAACCTTAACGCCTTGTTTTGTTAGTGCCAAGGCTAAGCACGCTGAGGCAATACCACCACCAATAATGCTAACATGTTGTGGTTTCGTAATTATTGGTCTTTGTTGATAGCCTTTTGACTTAGGCGTTGGTTGAAAAACTGCGCGTAATATTTCTTTCTTTTTACCTTGGCTAGCAACTTTTTCCAGCCTAAAACCAACAGATTGTAATTTTCTTTTAACAAAGCCAGCTACGGTAAACGTGGTTAATGTTGCTTGTTCCTTACTTAAGTTTGCTATTGCTTGGAATAGCTCATCACTCCACATGTCTGGATTTTTGGCAGGGGAGAAGCCATCAAGATACCAAATATCAATAAGGCCAGCGAAGGACTTGCTATTTTTTACCTTAGCTTGATAGAGGTTTTCTAACGCCGTGCTGGCATCGTCAAAGAGAATGGTCAGTTTTACTTTGCCATTAAAAAACTCGGCATGAAACGACTCGCCAAATTGGCTGGCATCGCCACTAGGGTATTGAGACACGAGTAATTCAGTAAGTGCACTTAGTTGAGGCAAGATACTTAATGATTGACTTAATTGTGCTTTAGTAAGCGGGTATTTCTCGACACTAATAAAATGTACTTCGCCTAAGGCATGTTCTGCCTGCTCAGTTGCATTTTGGTACGCTTGTAAGGTCAATAGGAAATTTAGCCCTGTGCCAAAGCCGGTTTCTGCAATGGTAATAGTTTTTTTAGCGGTTAAAAAACGCTGAAAAATATTATTGGCTGTAATAAAAATGTCACTACTTTGCTGGTAACCTGAGTTGCTATCAAAGTAGATATCATTAAAGCGTAAACAATAAGGAGCGCCGTCTGATTGAAAGCTTAATTGGCTAGATACATGATTATTATTGCTGTTTTTTGGTTGATTATTTTCAGACAAAACAGATTCCTAGTGTGGCTGTTAGGTTATTTACCGTGACAATTTTACGCTATATTTTGATCGTGATCAGGGTTAATTGCACTTTGATGCTTGATATTCATCAAAAGAGCGTAGAAATAATTGAACGAATAATTTAACATTGTGTACAAGTGTACGCTGGATGTTGTACAAGTACTACCAGTTGGCTGGATAATACTTGTATAATACCGCAGATTTTAAAATAAAAGATGGTTAGTTAAATGAAACGTGTAGTGATCACAGGTATTGGTATTGTATCAAGTATTGGTAACAATGCAGACGAAGTATTAGCTTCATTAAAAGCAGGTAAGTCAGGGATTTCTCGTTCAGAAAGCTTCGAAGAGCAAGGGTTACGTAGCCAAGTTTGGGGCAAGCCAGCACTTGAAACTAAAGATCATATTGATCGTAAAGCACTGCGTTTTATGGGTGATGCTGCAGGTTACGCATACATAGCTATGGAACAAGCAATTGCAGATTCAAAGCTAACCAAAGAGCAAGTATCAGATTATCGTACTGGTATTGTTGCCGGCTCTGGTGGCGCTTCATCAGCAAATATTGTTGCTTCAACAGACACATTACGTAATCGTGGTATTCGTCGTGTAGGTCCTTATGCAGTACCAAAAACTATGGGCAGTACCTGTTCAGCGTGTTTAGCAACACCGTTTGAAATTAAAGGTGTTAACTATTCAATTAGCTCAGCTTGTGCTACCAGTGCTCACTGTATTGGTCATGCAATGGAGTTAATCCAATTAGGCAAGCAAGATGTTGTTTTTGCCGGTGGTGGTGAAGAGGTTGATTGGTCATTAGCCATGATGTTTGATGGTATGGGCGCATTATCAACTAAGTATAATGATAACCCTGAGCTTGCATCTCGTACATACGATGCAGACCGAGATGGTTTTGTTATCTCTGGCGGTGGCGGTATGGTTGTTGTGGAAGAGCTAGAGCATGCCTTAGCGCGAGGTGCACACATCTATGCAGAAATCGTCGGTTATGGTGCTACATCTGATGGCTATGATATGGTAGCGCCAAGCGGTGAAGGTGCGGTACGTTGTATGCAGCAAGCTATGCAGGGTGTGGAAGGTAAAATTGATTACTTAAATACTCATGGTACTTCAACGCCTGTAGGTGACGTGAAAGAGCTAGGTGCTATTCAAGAGCTATTTGGCGAAGACTCACCTGCGATTAGCGCAACAAAAGCGATGACTGGTCACGCTCTAGGTGCTGCTGGTGTTCATGAAGCCATTTACTCTATTTTGATGATGGAGAATAACTTTGTTGCACCATCAATTAATGTTGATAATTTAGATGAGCAAGCACAAGGTTTAGATATTGTTACTGAAAAACGCGATACCGAATTAAACTTGATTATGTCTAACAGTTTCGGTTTTGGTGGCACAAACGCAACCTTAGTGATGAAAAAGTATAAATAATTATTAATTGCTTAATGTTATTGAGAAAAGCCACTTTTTAGTGTAATGCCGATCAGTTAAGGCAAAAAAGTTTGGGGATCAATTGAACGATCCCTACAATATGTAAGAATCCGATAAATAAAGTTTATCGGATTTTTTTATGCGCTTTGAAAGTGAACTTGCTACAGCCTTTAGTTCTTGTAATACCTTCCACACCTTTGAGAAATACGCAGAGTTGCTCTCCCCTGAGTTGATTAAACAAGGCTTTAAACAAGCTGGCGTCGCCACAATTAGAAAAAGGCGCCTACCACTTGAAACCGTGCTTTGGTCAATTATCGGTATGGCACTATATCGTCAGAAGTCGGTTTGGGATATAGCCACTCAGATGGATATCATGTTGCCTGATAAAAAGCCATTAGTGGCACCAAGCGCACTGGTTCAAGCAAGACAAAGGTTAGGCGCAGATGCCGTTAAAGAAGTGTTTAAAGTGATGGCACAGCATGGTTATGAATCGAACCAGTTTGAAACATGGGCGGGCTTGAACCTGCTAGCCGTTGATGGTGTCGTATGGCGAGTCGCCGATACTGCTGAAAACCACAAAGTATTTGAAACGCAAAGTAACCAGCATAGAGAAAATATTTATCCTCAAATCCGTATGGTTTGTCACATGGAAATTACGAGCCACCAGCTAATCAACAGCGTATTTTCAGGTTACCGAACTAATGAAATGAAATTAGCAGAAGGGCTAATAGAAACGACACCAGATAATACATTAACTATCTTCGATAAAGGCTATTACTCGCTTGGTTTGCTCAATCGATGGCATCAAGCAGGAGAACAAAGACACTGGATGATACCAGCTCGTAAAGACTTAAATTACGATGTCATCCAGAGTTTGGGCAAGAATGATAAACGTATTCGGTTAACAACAACGCCTCAAGCTCGTAAAAAATTTAATGACCTACCAGAACATATTGAAGCCAGATTAGTGAGTAAAAAAATTAAAGGTAAAGAGTACCGTATTCTGACCTCAATGGTCGACCCAATACGCTTTCCAAGCGAAGAAATGGTTGAGTTATACCGGTATCGCTGGGAAATAGAATTAGGCTATCGAGAGATGAAACAATCGCTACTTAACAGCGCTTATACTTTAAGAAGCAAGCGACCAGATATGATTGAACAGGAGTTATGGGGACTCCTTCTGTGCTACAACTTGATAAGGCAAGGGATGACAGCGGCAGCAAGAAAGCTTAATAGCACTTGGCCTAATCAGCTTAGCTTCACGAGTTGCTCAATGGCAATTACTCAGTTCTTTGCCACATTGCCTCTGTCTAGCCCTGGCAATATTCCCAAACACTATGAAGCTTTACTGACACAAATGACTTATTTTAAATTACCAGAGCGGCGTGAAGAGAGGCAATACCCAAGGTGGGTTAAGGCAAAACCCCAAAGGTATCCAAGGAATACAAAAAATGCCAATCAGCTTAACTGACTGGCATTACACTTTTTAGTGGCTTTTTTATTGGGAAAAGAAAATAATTGTCAAAAAAAGATAATGTCGGGAAATTAAAAGTTAGTGAAAATTTTTTACGATGAAAATATGCCATTTGCCGAGGAGTTTTTTCGTGATTTTGGTGAGTTAGTGCCATTTTCTGGTCGATCATTGACGGCTGAACAAGTAAAAGATGCCGATGCTTTATTGGTAAGATCGATAACCCAAGTTAATGAAGCGTTATTAGCACAAAACAGCACTATCAGTTTTGTTGGTAGCGCAACCATAGGTACAGATCATGTCGACAAAGAGTATTTAAGTAAACGAGGTATCCGTTTTCATTCTGCCCCTGGTTGTAATGCCATTTCTGTTGCTGAATATGTGGTAAGTGCTTTAGTGGTATTAGCTGAGCGTTACTTAATTGATTTATCTAAGTTAACTGTTGGTATTGTTGGCGCAGGTAACACAGGGACGAGATTAAGTGAAAAACTTGATGCTTTAGGCATTAATTACAAGCTGTGTGACCCTCTTTTAGCAGAAAAACAAAAACACCCTGATTCAAATGACACCCGCCAATATGTCGCACTTGAAGAAGCTTTAACTTGTGATGTTATCTCGCTTCATGTTCCGAAAACTATGTCTGGTGAACATGCTACTTATCAATTGCTTAACAAAGCTAATTTGTCTCAGTTAACCGATAAGCAAATTTTAATCAGTGCTTGTCGTGGGGAAGTAATAGATAATGATGCTTTATTAGCGTTAAAGCAGGCGGGACATGGCGTTAAGCTGGTATTAGACGTATGGCAGGGAGAGCCAAATGTACTACAAGAGTTAATTGCTTACACTGAAATAGCAACCGCCCATATTGCTGGTTATAGCTTAGAAGGAAAAGCTCGTGGCAGCGAAATGCTCTATCAGGCATTATGTCAGCATATCAATTGTACTGAAAAATATCGCTTATCTGACTTTTTGCCTGACCCAAGTATCT is a window from the Litorilituus sediminis genome containing:
- a CDS encoding substrate-binding domain-containing protein — encoded protein: MVAGINGHFGSESKLRSNGLVEMVEQEQAQLTQIVHANWSRDNAFDKAVKLLKRYPDLSVIWCASDTMALGVIDAVKSLGMLPSKDVFVGGFDWINSALISIEQGELTASVGGHYIMGAIAVIAAYHDHQQIKHSTILNKVSYSFALDLLSQANIQAKLALVQNLSYDKIYFTQLAELFINTNKASHLPLLEKLELSLKSQH
- the mnmC gene encoding bifunctional tRNA (5-methylaminomethyl-2-thiouridine)(34)-methyltransferase MnmD/FAD-dependent 5-carboxymethylaminomethyl-2-thiouridine(34) oxidoreductase MnmC, which gives rise to MSENNQPKNSNNNHVSSQLSFQSDGAPYCLRFNDIYFDSNSGYQQSSDIFITANNIFQRFLTAKKTITIAETGFGTGLNFLLTLQAYQNATEQAEHALGEVHFISVEKYPLTKAQLSQSLSILPQLSALTELLVSQYPSGDASQFGESFHAEFFNGKVKLTILFDDASTALENLYQAKVKNSKSFAGLIDIWYLDGFSPAKNPDMWSDELFQAIANLSKEQATLTTFTVAGFVKRKLQSVGFRLEKVASQGKKKEILRAVFQPTPKSKGYQQRPIITKPQHVSIIGGGIASACLALALTKQGVKVTVYCKDDAIAQGGSSNAIGALYPLLHQSADDISLFYQQAFWHAKDLYNSVYQQGYEFDHNWCGLLEVSYKQALISRQQAFEQLNAWPSELIHSVNVAQASKVANVSLEHGGLFMPNAGWAAPQQLVQQIFLAATQSGRLKVKTNTHITKITKVSDKQKTSWLLDSNKGELKASVLVICGGAEALTLEHSKALPLSATRGQVTSMQTNSKIDSLSTVICHKGYLTPENKGIHCIGATFDKNNTSTLASPEDDKYNLAMLSKCLPNLANNIAWQESDIHGSKARLRCMSQDHLPVVGPMPDIQAHIETYPHLAKDKNWRYQEAAPTIDNLYVMLGLGARGLCSAPLAADILSADICNNPYPVDSKMLFNLSPNRFVIRDIIKRKIAIT
- the fabB gene encoding beta-ketoacyl-ACP synthase I yields the protein MKRVVITGIGIVSSIGNNADEVLASLKAGKSGISRSESFEEQGLRSQVWGKPALETKDHIDRKALRFMGDAAGYAYIAMEQAIADSKLTKEQVSDYRTGIVAGSGGASSANIVASTDTLRNRGIRRVGPYAVPKTMGSTCSACLATPFEIKGVNYSISSACATSAHCIGHAMELIQLGKQDVVFAGGGEEVDWSLAMMFDGMGALSTKYNDNPELASRTYDADRDGFVISGGGGMVVVEELEHALARGAHIYAEIVGYGATSDGYDMVAPSGEGAVRCMQQAMQGVEGKIDYLNTHGTSTPVGDVKELGAIQELFGEDSPAISATKAMTGHALGAAGVHEAIYSILMMENNFVAPSINVDNLDEQAQGLDIVTEKRDTELNLIMSNSFGFGGTNATLVMKKYK
- a CDS encoding IS4 family transposase, producing MRFESELATAFSSCNTFHTFEKYAELLSPELIKQGFKQAGVATIRKRRLPLETVLWSIIGMALYRQKSVWDIATQMDIMLPDKKPLVAPSALVQARQRLGADAVKEVFKVMAQHGYESNQFETWAGLNLLAVDGVVWRVADTAENHKVFETQSNQHRENIYPQIRMVCHMEITSHQLINSVFSGYRTNEMKLAEGLIETTPDNTLTIFDKGYYSLGLLNRWHQAGEQRHWMIPARKDLNYDVIQSLGKNDKRIRLTTTPQARKKFNDLPEHIEARLVSKKIKGKEYRILTSMVDPIRFPSEEMVELYRYRWEIELGYREMKQSLLNSAYTLRSKRPDMIEQELWGLLLCYNLIRQGMTAAARKLNSTWPNQLSFTSCSMAITQFFATLPLSSPGNIPKHYEALLTQMTYFKLPERREERQYPRWVKAKPQRYPRNTKNANQLN
- a CDS encoding 4-phosphoerythronate dehydrogenase; protein product: MKIFYDENMPFAEEFFRDFGELVPFSGRSLTAEQVKDADALLVRSITQVNEALLAQNSTISFVGSATIGTDHVDKEYLSKRGIRFHSAPGCNAISVAEYVVSALVVLAERYLIDLSKLTVGIVGAGNTGTRLSEKLDALGINYKLCDPLLAEKQKHPDSNDTRQYVALEEALTCDVISLHVPKTMSGEHATYQLLNKANLSQLTDKQILISACRGEVIDNDALLALKQAGHGVKLVLDVWQGEPNVLQELIAYTEIATAHIAGYSLEGKARGSEMLYQALCQHINCTEKYRLSDFLPDPSISLVKIKQKFDQIVLNQIVKMVYDVRRDDAIFRQQLAVQGFDSIRKNYPVRREFSALSVAISTDAYSDVPHRLGFSKTSN